Below is a genomic region from Methanobacterium sp..
ATATTTGGGCTTCTCAGAGGACTTGCAGATCTGGCATCGCTCAGTGCAAATGGAAACGTAGCTGGAGGAGTTGGAGCACTAGTAGCATCCATAGTTGGTTATTTCATAATGTATTTCATAGGAACCGCGCTGATAACAATATTCTACAATGCATTAGCTCCAAGAATTGGTGCAGTTAAACTGGAACTTGAATAAATTAATTCATATTTTCTTTCTATTTTTTTACTTTTGATAATTTATTTTTCATGAATATTAAGTCCTTTTTTTAAACATATATCTCTTTTAATATGCCTTTTTAATTAAATAATGAGTATATAGTTTAATTAAAAGATTTTATAATATAAGAAAAGGTTATATAAGTTACTGCCTAAGTACAAATTAATAATCAAGGAGGTTAAAAATATGGTCGACATTAAAGAAATCAAATCAATTGAAATTGTTCCTTACACATTAATGACATCATCTATTAATGCAGTATGGGCTTTCCTGTATGCAATATTTACATTAATTTTAGGACTAATACCCTTTGCAATTTCGCCAACTGCTGCTAACTCAACTGCACTATGGTTTTACATTGCTTCTATTGTTTCTTCACCGGTAGGCAGCTTTGTTCTGGGAGTCCTTCAGTCATTTTTATTTGCATTAATTTACAATCTATTAGTCCCCAAACTTGGTGGAATTAAACTTGGACTTGAAGATCTAAGTGAAATAAAATCGATTCCAGTGATGCCGTTTGCACTAATAACTTCTACCATTTCAGCAATTTTTGTACTTATAATTGCCTTAATTGTTATGCCATTAGTTGCAGCGTACATCCCTGTAGTATCACAAATAGCAAGTTCACTACCATTAAACGGGACAAATGTAACTGCAGAAAGCATATCCTCGTTAGGAACATTTGGAGTTATAGGATCTATATTATCCATTATAATACTGCCAATAACAGCATTTGTAATTGTATTTGTAATAAATGTAGTATTAGCTGTACTATACAACTTAGTAGCGCCAAGGGTTGGTGGAATTAAGCTTGAATTTGCAGCAGATGCAGAAAATATGTACGAAATACTGTCAGTTGCACCAGTACAGCTGGCGTTAATAACTGCAATTATTGCAGCCATATGCGGAATTATTATTGGAATAATCGCAGTTATAATCAGTGCACTATATGGAGCTGCCATTATAGGAGTTATGTTCCTGGCAGGATTTACAATCGGATTCCTGGTAGGTGTATTTATAGCATATGCAATTCTAGCATTGATATATAACTTCTTAAGGCCAAAAATCGGCGGGATCAAGTTAGAACTCCAGTAAAATCACTATTTAATTTTTTTCTATTTTCTTTTTAACTTTGAATATAACGCTTAATTGAATCTTCATATTAGACATCCTTAAAACCGCTGATTTATGTGTTGCCAGTTAAAAGTTACCTATAAAACAGATAAAATACTAGATAATTTTGTTTGATTAAATATTAGATACATTTAACTAAATCGTTAAATTGATTCATATAATTATTTTATTGATTAAAACGTGATTTTATGCAAAAACAGGTTATAAATTGTAGAAAAATTTCTAAAGGACATGCCCAGGGAGAAGTTATAGTTACAAATGATCCTATAAGTTTTTTAGGTGGAGTAGACCCAAAAACAGGAGTTATAATTGATTCACAGCATGAATTGTACGGTAAAAAAATAAGTGGAAAAATTCTTGTAATTCCCTCTGGAAAAGGATCCACGGTAGGATCTTATGTTATATTCCAGATGGCAAAAAATAAAACCGCTCCCAGTGCGATAATATCATTAAAAGCTGAACCTATTATTGCAACAGGTGCAATAATGGCAGAAATACCCATGGTAGACCAGCCCGATGCAGATATTTTAAATATTTTAAAAGAGGGAGATATTGTTGAAGTTGATGCTGATTCAGGTATTATAAAAATAAACTGAACTACGAATTGACTTATTAAATCAATATATACTTATTTTAAAAGAAGTAAGAATGAATTTAAGGACTCATTCTTTAATAATTTTCATATCCTCTTCTACCTGCAGATTGGACATATTCTCCTATAGCTCCACCAATAGCCGAAAGAATTCCACATATGAACACTGCAAGTATTGTAAAGAAAATTACAATTAAAATTCCCAGTGCTCCTACTGCAAGTCCTATTTGTGCCGCTAAAACAGTTATTACAGCAGCTATTATTCCAATACCAAATAGCGAAAGAATTCCAATTATTAAACCACCTATAACTCCCGCTAAAGCGCCATTTATTATACCGCTTTCAAATTCATCTTTCATCAAATATACTGCTAAAAAACCGCCCACTATTGGCCCTAAAAAGAATAATGGGAAAAACACAAGGGCAAGAACAATAGTTAAACCAGCAGTTACTACTCCACCTATTCCAACAGCTGTCCATTCAGTCATTTTATCACCTCAATCTTGAGTCAGTATGCATTATGTCCTTAATCCCTAAAATACTTATTTTGTTACAGGGCAATCCCCTTAGTTTAATAATGAATTTTAAAAAATAAATGAAAAATATAAGATAATAAATTAATATAACTAATTTAAATTTCCATTTTTAAGATCTGCCCCTTAGCCAATGTTCCTAAGATCCCCCCGATTAATCCAAGTACTGCACCAATTACAAATGCCCTAATTGCACGGATAACCAAATAACAATTAACAGTTCTAAATAACTTCTAAAAACAGGAACTAGCTCCATTATGCCCCAAATTATAAATAAGGCTGCAAACCCCACCAAACCGCTTGAAATATTTCTATTTATAATATTATCCTCATAACATATCATTTATATGCACAACAAGGAAATCAGCAATTATTGGTGCTAATACCTATATCAAAGCTCTTAAAATGCAGATATACCCAAGCGCCTGCAGCATACAACATCAATGTAGTTATAAATCCAATAAAGACATTTTTCCAGTTTAAAATCATTTTATTTCCTTTAAATTAATTAAAACAAAAAATAGGATACTTTCAGTTAATTAAAGAGAATTTCTAAAAACATGCAGAACCTTCAAAAATCATAGATTTTTTAGGCACAGAAAAATGCATAGCATGCAAACACTTCGTGTTTGCTGTTTGCAAAATGGAGTTTTGCAACCGTGAAAATTAAAAATTTTCACATGTTACAAAATCTACGATTTTGTAAACATTTTTCTCCAGCTATGTTCTGCGGCCCGAAAAATCAGAGATTTTTCGACGGCCCTTAAAATAGAGATGCGATATAAATTATTATAATAATAATATTAAAACAGGTTTAAAGGATGTATTTTTCAATATAAACGTCTGAAATCATTAATTAGAATTATCCGAAAATGAAAAATAAGTATCCCCATATCGAAACGGTGTTAATAGAAATTCTCTAAAGAGTTATATTTAATATTATTAAGTTACAGGTTTTTCTTTTGATGTTCCTAATTCTTTTATAATGACTCCTATTGTTCCACCAATAGCTCCAACAACTGCCCAGATAATGATTAATAAAATCATTGAATCCAACCCACCTGCTGCTTCCATTATTCCTAATAACGCTTTAAAACCCATAATAGAAAAGATACCGGCGATTATTGCCCCCATAGTACCCACTAGTGCACCATGAACTGTGCCATTTGTATAGTTTCCACTAACAGAAAAACCTACATATATCGTCGCTAAAAGTACACCTGCATATTCGCCCCATGATCCCGATATCATTTTAAAGAGCGTTGCCAGTATTATTGCTAAGAGCATACCAGTTATTATGGGTGTCGATTTTATTTCAACCATCATTTCACCCATTTTCATTTATCTACGTTTAAATATTAATACATTTCTTATTTATTTTTAAATCCATATCTAAACTTAACAAAATACATGCCATACAGTTAAACTAGTCCCAAGATATATTTGAAAATATTTAACCCTGTTTACCTGTCTAAATTAACCTTTTAAACCTTTAAAAAAATTAATCTATAAAAAAATAAAAAAAACAGTTTTTATAACTATTTTAAGATTTTAAACTGCATGCTCTTCTTTTCTTGAGAAGTACACGCTGATGATGAACCCAATAATACCACCAATAGCCCCAATAATACCATAAAGTATTGATTCTAGCGCTAAAACTGTTAATGAACCAGTGGTTGCTACAAAAGTTCCAAAAATGGCTCCTGTAACAATTAAAGACACCATTCCTCCAATGAAACCTATAATTGCACCATAAATTGCGCCGTTTATATAATTTCCATCAATACTGTAACCAACATATATGGTTGCTAAAAGATATCCAATAATTTGTCCAGTATTGCCTCCATTTGATCCAAAAGCTGCCCCAATGGTTAACCCAATGAATCCCAGAAATTCAGATAATACTACCGCTAAAATGAAACCAATAATTACAGTTCTCCAGTTGACCATGTTTTGACTTCCTTAGTTTTTAATCTAGTTACACTTTGTATTTTCTTCTTAAATACTTAAAATA
It encodes:
- a CDS encoding DUF3566 domain-containing protein, which translates into the protein MVDIKEIKSIEIVPYTLMTSSINAVWAFLYAIFTLILGLIPFAISPTAANSTALWFYIASIVSSPVGSFVLGVLQSFLFALIYNLLVPKLGGIKLGLEDLSEIKSIPVMPFALITSTISAIFVLIIALIVMPLVAAYIPVVSQIASSLPLNGTNVTAESISSLGTFGVIGSILSIIILPITAFVIVFVINVVLAVLYNLVAPRVGGIKLEFAADAENMYEILSVAPVQLALITAIIAAICGIIIGIIAVIISALYGAAIIGVMFLAGFTIGFLVGVFIAYAILALIYNFLRPKIGGIKLELQ
- a CDS encoding DUF5518 domain-containing protein, with amino-acid sequence MTEWTAVGIGGVVTAGLTIVLALVFFPLFFLGPIVGGFLAVYLMKDEFESGIINGALAGVIGGLIIGILSLFGIGIIAAVITVLAAQIGLAVGALGILIVIFFTILAVFICGILSAIGGAIGEYVQSAGRRGYENY
- a CDS encoding DUF5518 domain-containing protein produces the protein MGEMMVEIKSTPIITGMLLAIILATLFKMISGSWGEYAGVLLATIYVGFSVSGNYTNGTVHGALVGTMGAIIAGIFSIMGFKALLGIMEAAGGLDSMILLIIIWAVVGAIGGTIGVIIKELGTSKEKPVT
- a CDS encoding DUF5518 domain-containing protein — protein: MVNWRTVIIGFILAVVLSEFLGFIGLTIGAAFGSNGGNTGQIIGYLLATIYVGYSIDGNYINGAIYGAIIGFIGGMVSLIVTGAIFGTFVATTGSLTVLALESILYGIIGAIGGIIGFIISVYFSRKEEHAV
- a CDS encoding DUF126 domain-containing protein, with translation MQKQVINCRKISKGHAQGEVIVTNDPISFLGGVDPKTGVIIDSQHELYGKKISGKILVIPSGKGSTVGSYVIFQMAKNKTAPSAIISLKAEPIIATGAIMAEIPMVDQPDADILNILKEGDIVEVDADSGIIKIN